The DNA region CCGAGCGACGCCAGCGCCTCGCTTTACCTGCATCTGCCGTTTTGTGACCGGCTCTGCTGGTTCTGCGGCTGCCATACCAAGCAGGTCAACCGCTATGCGCCGGTTGCAGCCTATCTCAAGGCGCTATCGGTCGAGGTGGCGCGGATTGGTGGGCTGCTGGGTCAGCGGGACGTCACGGCGGTGCACTGGGGAGGTGGCTCACCATCGCTGATGACGCCCGAGGATATCGTTGCCATGGCCAAGCGGGTCCGGAACGCCTTCCGCGTGACAGAGGACGCGGAGTTCAGCGTCGAACTCGATCCCAACGACATGGATGAAGCGCGGTTTGACGCCTGGGCCGAGGCGGGCCTGACGCGCGCGAGCATCGGCGTGCAGGACTTCGATCCGCAGGTGCAGGTGGCCATCAACCGCATTCAGACCTTTGAGCAAACCCAGCATGTGGTGGCGGCGGTCCGCGCCCGCGGCGTACGGTCGGTCAATATCGACATGCTTTACGGGCTACCGCATCAGACGCAGGATGGCGCGTTAGCAACGGCGCGGGCAGTGATGTCGATGCGTCCTGATCGCATTGCGCTGTTTGGTTATGCCCACGTGCCGTGGGTCAAAAAGCACCAGAACATGATCGACGAGGCGGCGCTGCCCGACTCCTTGGCGCGTTATGATCAATCCGTCGCCGCAGCCGAAGAGCTGGTGCGCGGTGGCTATGTGGACATAGGCATGGACCACTTCGCACTGCCGCATGATGCCATGGCGGTGGCAGCAAATGCAGGGCGGCTACACCGGAACTTTCAAGGCTATACGGTCGATGCGCATGATGCCCTGATCGGGTTGGGCGCTTCGGCAATCGGCAAGCTGCCCCAAGGTTATGTACAGAACGTCGTCGCCACCCACGAGTACCAGCGGCGCAGCTTTGCCGGAGAGGGGATCGTCGATCGGGGAGTGGCTATCACCGAGACCGATGCGCCGCGTGGCTACGCCATCGAGCGGCTAATGTGCGACTTTGCCTTGGACTTCGATGACCTGCGGCAGCGCTTCGGGCAGCAAGCTGATCCAGTGGTAGCCGTCGCCTCGGAGCTCGCAAGGTGCGATGTGGATGGATTGGTTGCGCTTTCCACAAATGGCATTGAGCTATCAAGCACCGGTCGCCCGTTCGTTAGGTCGATCGCAGCGGGCTTCGACGCCTATCTGAACCAGAATTCTGCACGATACTCTAAGGCCGTGTGAGAGAGTGCTGAGAGGCTGAGAGGCTCAGCTTTAGGCTCACCAGGGAACTTGGTGCTGCCAACCGGCTCGAAGCAGTTGTCGCAATTGGTGCGTGTGCAGTCCGTCTAGAGGTCTGGGGCCTCTTGGGAGACCATCTGCATGGCTGAAGAGCCTAGCGCTGCTGCTCGGCCGACCTCGTTGAAAAGCTGCGCCAGCGCTGAAAGCCGAACGATCAACTTCATTCCAGCTGATGTCGTCGAGCTCGGCCAGCATGCCGGTCAGAGCTACGATTCGGGCGAGCTGCTTACGCGCCTCGCCCATGAGCCGCCGGTCCTGCCGCGCCTGCTCAAGCGCCATGAAGCGGGCAATCGCTTCGTCGACATGATTGCGGCACTCGCAGGTATCCGCGACCTGCTGAATGGCTGCTCGGAGACGGGGGACTAAGTCCTCCGATTGGCCCAGAGATTGCGTACGGGACGTGTATGCTCAGAAGGCATGGAAGTAGCCAAAGCCGTGTTCAGGTGCCTCGATGTTAGTGGCTTTGGGAGTATCTCTCGTTGTCCTGGCGCAAGGACCATAATGGTTACAGCTCGGCCAGTGCGGAGGGTAGCGGCAGCGGCTCCTTACCGTCCTCCGCGTTCCTCAAAAGGTAAACTCTTTGACCCCGGTCAAAGAGGCGATGAGCCATTATGCCTAGAAACAACGGCGAAGGGGCCAACGGGTCCCAGCTCTCAAGGAGAAAAACAATGCGCACCACACTCAAAACCATTGTCATCGGCTTGGCATTTGGGGCGTTCCTGGGGGCGCCAGCCTTTGCGGCGGACCATGAGATCAAGATGCTGAACAAGGGCGATGCAGGCGTGATGGTCTTCGAGCCGGCAGCCCTGCAGATCCAGCCCGGTGATACGGTCACGTTTGTGCCTACGGACAAGAGCCACAACGCTGAGGCAATCCTGGGAATGATCCCAGAGGGTGCCGAGGCATTTAAGGGCAAGATCAACCAGGAGGTGAGTGTAACGTTCGATGTTCCCGGCCTTTATGGCGTTAAATGCGCACCCCACTTCGGGATGGGCATGGTTGCCGCTATCGCGGTTGGCGATGAGCTGCCCAATCTGGAAGAAGCCAAGGCCGTGAAGGTACCGCCAAAGGCTCAAGAGCGGTTTGATGCCGCTTACACCGAACTCGGCCTCTAGTCCGACAACGGTCAGATGTTTTACCCCGCAGGCTAGCCCTGCGGGGTTTTGCCGCTATGCCTCCGAGACCCTGCTCCACTTCACTTTTTGGGCCTACAGCCGGTCGTTTGATCGGGCGCACGGATTGCACAGCGGGCCGGAGTACCGAATGGGCGTTCCGCTCGATCATGGAACTCTCTCCCAGAAGCGAGGCGACGAAACGGTCGCCCCGCCCCACGGCGTTAGACCTCAAGCTCTTAGCCCTGCGACCGACGTTTGCAGGAACAAAGCACACCCAAAGGGGAAACTCAGAAATGAAACTTGCTCGATCACTCGTCACCAGCAGCCTGGCTATCGTTGCGGCTTTTGGGTCCGGCTCCGCAATGGCGCAGGAACAGGCCCTCGAAGGAACCTTCGCGCTGCCGAATGCTGAGCAGGAAGTATCCGGAGAAATGGTGGTCAGGGACACCGGCCCGCTCTCCCGTGAGCTTGAACTTAGCTATTCCGACCTCGACACGGGTGCGGCCATCGCGAACTTCGATGTCGAGCTCACCCAGGAGCTGCACGTGCTGGCGACCGATTCTGGCTTGTCCCATCTCGTTCACGAGCACGTCAAAGCCGCCAGCGCGGATGGCATCTTTACGACCGAGCTCCACTTCCCGGAACCCGGCCGGTATCACATCTACACAGATGCAGTTCCTTCAGGTGTGGGCCAGCAGGTCCTCCGTTTCGATCTACAGGTGGGTGAGGGCGGTAATCAGGGCCCACAGAGCGATAGCGGGATGGCTGAGCGGCCAGCCAATGTAGAAGAAGGGCCGATTACCTCTTCTGATGCTGGGTATACAGTGGTCCTGGATGCCTCGGATCTTGAAGCAGGCGCGGAGGGGAAGATCACGCTCACTGTCGAGAAGGACGGTGAGGCAGCTACCGATCTGGAACCCTACCTAGGCGTAGCCGCGCATGCCGTATTCGTCCGGGCCGAAGATCTGGCTTATGTGCATGCACACGCCATGGCGGATGGGGGAGAGGCTCATGGGGAGCACGGGAACACGGCGGAGCATTCGACTGATGCCGGTGATCACGGCCATGGAGGGGCATCGACGGGCCACGCTGAGCATGGGACGGCGATGAGTTCGGCTGCTGAGCACGGACATGAGGATACTGTCGGTAAGGCGATGCACGGGACCATGGATCACGGATCAATGGACCACGAATCCATGGGGAGCATGCCACATGTTTCGGTGAGTGCTGATGAGCACGCCGGGCATGGCTCGGATGAAGGCGGCGCTGCCCAATCAGTGTCGCCCGAAATGACCATCCATGTGACGCCACCCGCCCCAGGTGCCTACTCGCTCTGGATCGAATTCATCGGTGGGGGCGAAGTGGTCACAGTGCCGTTTGCTCTCGAAATTCCTGAGAGCAAATGATCTGCGGAAAACATGGGCTCGCCGGCCGGCTGGAACCGTGCCAGCGGCTCAAAAGTGAGGAAAGAAAACAATGATGAAGAAGTCACTTCTGACCACAGGCGTCATGGTGCTGGCCTTGGGGTCTGCACCTGCCTATGCCCATATTTCGCTGCTGACGTCAGAAGCTCAGGTGGGGGCATCCTACCGCGCTGTGTTGGTTGTTGGCCACGGTTGTGGCAGCGAAGCGACTACCGGAGTTCGGGTCCAGATCCCGGAAGGGTTCTATAACGTCAAGCCCATGCCCAAGCCAGGTTGGGAGGTTGAGACGGTCACCGGGCCCTATGAGTCCCCCTTCATGAACCACGGCACTGAGCTCACGGTAGGGGTCCAGGAGATATCCTGGACCGGCGGGGCCTTGCCGGACGACTTCTTCGACGAGTTTACTTTCCGCGGCACGTTTGGTGAAAACCTGGAAGAGGGCACCACCTTCTATTTCCCGGTCATTCAAACCTGCGGCAGCACGGAAAGTGCCTGGATCGACCAATCGGGCGATGACGACGTGGAGTTTCCCGCTCCCGCAGTTACCCTGAACCCAGGTTCGGGACACCACCATTGAACCAATCGATCTCGGGCGCGGGACTATTCCGCGTCCGCTTCCGCTCGACTATTAGTGTCTGGATTGCCGCCGCCCTCCTGGTGCTCGCCATCTCCGGCAGCAGCCCCGTACAAGCGCATGCTACCCTGATTTCCACCAGTCCCCTTGATGGTGCTGTTTTGGAAACTGCGCCGTACGAGCTGATATTGTCGTTCAACGAGCCGGTGTCACCGATTCTGGCGCGTCTTGTCAGTCCCAATGGCACCATTACGGACCTGGACAACGTTCGTGCGACTGCCTCCGATCTCGTCATCAGCCTGCCTCCTGCGGAAGGGGAAGGTAGCTTTGTGCTGAGCTGGCGGGCGGTCTCCGATGACGGGCACCCGATATCCGGCATTAGCGCCTTCACCGTGGGCGCTGCGCCTGCAGCGCCGACTTCCATAGGTGCTAACGAGACTGATGCAGCAATCACAGGCACCTTATGGGTGCTGCGGCTCGTGCTCTTTTGTGCGCTCGTCTTCGGAGCCGGAGGAGCGGCTTTCCGTGTCTTGTGCTGGGACTTGCCGCCAGCGGCGGCGAGAGCAGTTTGTTGGTCTCTGGTCGTAGGCCTAGCCGCAGTTGCCGTTCTGCCAAGCCTGCAGGGGGCTGATCTTGTCGGCGCCGGCGTGTGGGAACTGGTCAACCCACGCATCTGGGTTACGGGTATAACAAGCGCCTATGGAATAACACTCATCCTGGCTGCTGGTGCGCTGCTCGTCGGCCTTTTGGCACTTTACGCGACTGGTGGGACGACCATCACATTTGTAGCGGTGCTTTCCTTGGTTCTGATCGGGCTGGCACTCAGTTCGAGCGGACACGCCAGTTCCGCCGATCCTCGCTGGCTCACGAGAACAGCGCTGTTCCTCCATGTAACGAGCATCGCGTGGTGGGTGGGCGCTCTGTTCCCCCTCGTCCTGCTCCTGAGGCAGGACCGACGCACGGCAACGCCACCCCTGATCCGGTTCTCGCGCTATATCCCCTACGCCATCGTGCCGCTTGTCGCTTCCGGCCTGGTGCTGGCGATCCTGCAACTCGGGCCGCCGAGTCAAGCCTGGCTGACACCCTATGGTTTAGTGCTCGCGGCCAAGCTGCTGCTGCTTGTCATCCTCTTCGCCATTGCAAGCTGGAACCGCTGGGTGCTGACTGCACCAGCTGCGGCCGGCGAGGCAAAGGCGGTAAAGCATATGCGCCGCGGCATCGCCGCTGAGATTGTCATCATTCTAGCCGTTCTTGGGCTGGTTTCAGTCTGGCGCTTTACGCCACCGCCTCGTGCATTGGCTGATGAACTCGCAGCCACCTCATCCGTGACGCTGACCGAAGGAGATTATCAGGCCATTCTAACACTTTCGCCCGGTCGGATAGGTGCAAACTCAGCCTTGATCCAAGTGAGCAAGGGCACTGGCGAGCTGCCAACGCCCCGATCGGTGCGCCTGTCCATGCAGCCCCAAGATGACGTAATTGCCCCCGTGACGGCGACGGCAGAACAGGACAGCAGTGGAGCCTGGTCGGTTGAGCAACTCACCTTACCTTTGCCCGGAGAGTGGGTCGCCGGGGTAGAAGTGCGGGTCAGTGACTTTGAACTGGTGAAGTTCGAGGAGCTGCTCACCGTTGCGCCGTAGCTCTTCCTTGCGCTGCCGCAAAGATGGATGGCGCGAACGGGCCTACGGATTGCATCTCGTTCACAATCTTCTAGCCACGCCATGTCATTCTTGCTGTCCGGTCCGATCCGGTTCTTTGACGAGGATCAGCTCACAGATCTAGTCGAGGAGTTCAGTCACCGGGTCCGCCGTGATCCCCTGCTACGCCCCGCTCTCGACCAGCTGGTCGGCAACCGCTGGGCTGATGCAGAGGCATCTTTCCTGACGGTGCTACGGTCCAGCCTCTTGTCCGAATGCGGTATCCCGACTGACGGCAATTTGCTCGCTAAAGCCGCAAGACTACTGCGCCCGGCCGATGTGGAGCGTTTGGCTACAATTCTGATGAACTGCGCCATGGAAATATTTCCCATCGAGAGCGCCGCAGATTTCATCGAAGTTGGCGATGAACTCGCTGGCGCCCTGATGGCCCTCGTGAACTCTGAAGGACAGGCGCGTCAGCGACAAGTGCTCCGCGTCCGGGATCAGCTGAGCTCGGGCGCCTTGCTGGCTGGATTGTAAATGAAGGCCGTTCTGAACTAGGCAGCTTGCCCGGAGCGCCAGGTGCAGTCCCGCACTTGGCGGACGCAAGTGAAGTCAGCCAGAAGTGCGGTCGCCCGTTGCACATCGTCAGGATTAAGGTCGCAACCGGTGATGGTAACAACGGCATCTCGAACTTCGATCTTCATCCCACTCGGATCAATGAAGGGGTAGAGCCACAACGAGGCCTTTGCGAGCCGTTCGATCTCTTTATCCTCGAGCGCCGTGTAGAACTTCATCATGATGCCTCCGCGTGCGAGAGCTTGCGAATCCGCACCTGCCAGATCTCCGGCCCCTGGTGATCGTATCGCCACTCGAAACACCCGGCGAGGAGGTTGTTGAACTGATGCCAGAGCGGCACCGGATCATGGTCATTCACGATCACGAAGGCCTCGCCATTCGCTAAGGCCTCAAATGCGGTAAAAATCGTGGCATGCCGCATGCGTGGCATGATGGCCCGCACATCGATCACCAAGTCCGGGGTGTCACACTGGCTGCACATGGCGCTTACCTGAGTTGTTGAACGAGGCAGTCCGCAAAGCACGTGGCGCGGATACTCTGAAACGCACTGGCAGAAGCATCCGGGTGTTGTGCCAGCCATGCCAGGTCTGCTCCAGCTTCAGCGCTTCGCCCTCGGTAAGATAATGCCGGAGCTGGTTCGCGATCCAGGGCCGCATCATCTTCCCGGTGACGCCGCGCTCCCCGCAGAGCAGTGAAACTATGTTGGCCTCGAAGTCGGTCAGGGAAGCATCGTTGTTCCAGTCGAGGAGGCGACACAGCACGGTCTCGCATAGGCCCCAGTTCGCCTTTGAGATGTGCGTCAGCACATTGTTGAAGTGCGGGTGGTGCCGCAGTTCAATGATGAGGAGTTCGGCAAGCTGCGCCCTGGTGAATTTGCTCCCGGTGTCCTTTCCGGTGTGGTCGTGAACTCTTTCTACTCCATGACCCTCTGGGCCTGCCCAATGCTCCATGTCCGTTCCGTCTTTCTCTTACCTGCAATACCTGGTGCTTGCGCCCGTTCATGCTCCTTTCGAGGACTGTAGTCTTTGCTTCAGCACAAAGACCGGGCGGAGCGACGGAGAGTGCCTCTTGGGCAGGGTAGAGTGCTCTGCTTATCGGCCTAGACTTGAGCCATCGCCAACGGATCGGCGCCAAACAGTACAGCGTGCCCGCCAATGAGCAGCCAAGCCGTTAGCAGCACCGTCAGAATGAAAGCCACGAGCATAGCGGGGTCAACTCTGAGCCGGGCGCGGCGCTGAGCGAGAGCCAGAAACGGAACGATGGACGTTTCTTGCTTCAAGAACTGGAGCGAAGGCTCCTGGCGCTTGCTGCTCCGCCGCTCGGTCATGACAATTCCGAACACACCAAACAACGCCAAAGTACCGAACAGCAGGAGGGCCCGAAGATCACCATTCGCCACCACATGGCTGACCGCCCAGAGCACAAATCCCCAGAGCACCGGATGACGCGTCACGGAAACGATCGCGCCCGGTTGGCTCCCCTTGCGCATGCTGACTGAGATCGGGTTGGGACTGAGAAGACCTGACAGCAACAAGAAAAAGGCGATCGGCGTGAAAACAAGCGGTACCCAGGCGTGCCAAGCCGCAGGAGACCAGAGCTCGATATAGTCGATCCGCAACGCCGCATGAAAGACCCAGGCCAGACTGGCGACTGAAACAACCGAGTAGAGCACCAGGTAGGCTCGTCGGCCCAGAGCAGCGATCAGGCGCTGCCGAATGGCCGGCACTGAGGGCACCGAATGGAGGAGTAGGAACACCGCCAAAGCGAAGATGAACTGGGTCAATGCATTGATCCCTTGTGCCCGGCAAAATCAAGCAGGAGCGTCACAAGTTCCTGTTCAGACCGGACATGCCTCCGCACGCCTTCGAAGAACGAGCGGAGGAGATATCCCATTGCATCGGTGGAGAGGAACGGCCGCCCTTCGGCGAAGGAGAGTAATGCCTCCTTCAGCTCTTCGGCCGCGGCTTGATCTGTTTCATGTTCCTGCCGCAGGCGGCGGGCGACAGGAGCAAGGTCTAGAGGGGCGGCTGCTGCAAGCATCGGAAAGAGAAGCCTCTCTTCCCCCGCATGCGCATCTGCCAATGTGGTGAGGGTCGCCCTGACAAG from Devosia sp. RR2S18 includes:
- the hemN gene encoding oxygen-independent coproporphyrinogen III oxidase, with the protein product MSRSLIAKYSKPVPRYTSYPTAPHFHKGIDQTVYEGWLSALPSDASASLYLHLPFCDRLCWFCGCHTKQVNRYAPVAAYLKALSVEVARIGGLLGQRDVTAVHWGGGSPSLMTPEDIVAMAKRVRNAFRVTEDAEFSVELDPNDMDEARFDAWAEAGLTRASIGVQDFDPQVQVAINRIQTFEQTQHVVAAVRARGVRSVNIDMLYGLPHQTQDGALATARAVMSMRPDRIALFGYAHVPWVKKHQNMIDEAALPDSLARYDQSVAAAEELVRGGYVDIGMDHFALPHDAMAVAANAGRLHRNFQGYTVDAHDALIGLGASAIGKLPQGYVQNVVATHEYQRRSFAGEGIVDRGVAITETDAPRGYAIERLMCDFALDFDDLRQRFGQQADPVVAVASELARCDVDGLVALSTNGIELSSTGRPFVRSIAAGFDAYLNQNSARYSKAV
- a CDS encoding pseudoazurin; its protein translation is MRTTLKTIVIGLAFGAFLGAPAFAADHEIKMLNKGDAGVMVFEPAALQIQPGDTVTFVPTDKSHNAEAILGMIPEGAEAFKGKINQEVSVTFDVPGLYGVKCAPHFGMGMVAAIAVGDELPNLEEAKAVKVPPKAQERFDAAYTELGL
- a CDS encoding BON domain-containing protein, with protein sequence MMKFYTALEDKEIERLAKASLWLYPFIDPSGMKIEVRDAVVTITGCDLNPDDVQRATALLADFTCVRQVRDCTWRSGQAA
- a CDS encoding copper resistance CopC/CopD family protein; this encodes MNQSISGAGLFRVRFRSTISVWIAAALLVLAISGSSPVQAHATLISTSPLDGAVLETAPYELILSFNEPVSPILARLVSPNGTITDLDNVRATASDLVISLPPAEGEGSFVLSWRAVSDDGHPISGISAFTVGAAPAAPTSIGANETDAAITGTLWVLRLVLFCALVFGAGGAAFRVLCWDLPPAAARAVCWSLVVGLAAVAVLPSLQGADLVGAGVWELVNPRIWVTGITSAYGITLILAAGALLVGLLALYATGGTTITFVAVLSLVLIGLALSSSGHASSADPRWLTRTALFLHVTSIAWWVGALFPLVLLLRQDRRTATPPLIRFSRYIPYAIVPLVASGLVLAILQLGPPSQAWLTPYGLVLAAKLLLLVILFAIASWNRWVLTAPAAAGEAKAVKHMRRGIAAEIVIILAVLGLVSVWRFTPPPRALADELAATSSVTLTEGDYQAILTLSPGRIGANSALIQVSKGTGELPTPRSVRLSMQPQDDVIAPVTATAEQDSSGAWSVEQLTLPLPGEWVAGVEVRVSDFELVKFEELLTVAP
- a CDS encoding NnrU family protein, with amino-acid sequence MTQFIFALAVFLLLHSVPSVPAIRQRLIAALGRRAYLVLYSVVSVASLAWVFHAALRIDYIELWSPAAWHAWVPLVFTPIAFFLLLSGLLSPNPISVSMRKGSQPGAIVSVTRHPVLWGFVLWAVSHVVANGDLRALLLFGTLALFGVFGIVMTERRSSKRQEPSLQFLKQETSIVPFLALAQRRARLRVDPAMLVAFILTVLLTAWLLIGGHAVLFGADPLAMAQV
- a CDS encoding DUF2249 domain-containing protein, whose protein sequence is MCSQCDTPDLVIDVRAIMPRMRHATIFTAFEALANGEAFVIVNDHDPVPLWHQFNNLLAGCFEWRYDHQGPEIWQVRIRKLSHAEAS
- a CDS encoding YcnI family protein is translated as MMKKSLLTTGVMVLALGSAPAYAHISLLTSEAQVGASYRAVLVVGHGCGSEATTGVRVQIPEGFYNVKPMPKPGWEVETVTGPYESPFMNHGTELTVGVQEISWTGGALPDDFFDEFTFRGTFGENLEEGTTFYFPVIQTCGSTESAWIDQSGDDDVEFPAPAVTLNPGSGHHH
- a CDS encoding hemerythrin domain-containing protein, giving the protein MRNNSPLVALERHHWALLHICEELEMAADDLPDRLEPARCAKLVRATLTTLADAHAGEERLLFPMLAAAAPLDLAPVARRLRQEHETDQAAAEELKEALLSFAEGRPFLSTDAMGYLLRSFFEGVRRHVRSEQELVTLLLDFAGHKGSMH